The following is a genomic window from uncultured Draconibacterium sp..
TTCAAAACTAACCGAAAATTATATGAGGCATTTTGTAAACGAGTAGAAAATCTTATTCGCGAACTAATAATGGGATTAGACATAAAACCGTTTTCAATTGAAAGTAGAACCAAAAGCCTTGAAAGCTTTGAGGGGAAAATTAGAAATAAGGATAAGTACAGTAGCTTGGATGAAATTACGGATCTTGCGGGAGTCAGAATTATCACATATTTGGAAAGCGATGTAGATAAAATTGCGGATTTGATAGGTTCTGAGTTTTTTGTCGATCCCAGAAATTCAGTAGATAAACGCAATGTCGAATCTAACGAGTTTGGTTATCGTTCATTACATGTAGTTGCTTCATTAGATCGAAAAAGAGAAAAGCTCCGTGAATACAATCGATTTAAGGGATTAAAATTTGAAGTTCAAATTAGGTCTATTTTGCAACATGCATGGGCGGAGATCGAACATGATATTGGTTACAAAGGAAAATTTACTTTACCCAAATCTACGAAACGCAGTTTTAATAGGTTGGCTGCATTATTGGAAACAGCAGATGTTGAGTTTGATAGATTGAAGAAGGCCCTAGGCCAATATGCAGAGAATATTGATAAAGAAATTGAGAATAATCCTCAGATAGTTGAGTTAAATAAAATATCGCTTAAGTCTTATTTAAAAGATGATTTTGTGACGCAACTTGAACTTTATATATCTCAACAAACTGAGTCTACTTT
Proteins encoded in this region:
- a CDS encoding RelA/SpoT domain-containing protein → MNNKLVEEFKTNRKLYEAFCKRVENLIRELIMGLDIKPFSIESRTKSLESFEGKIRNKDKYSSLDEITDLAGVRIITYLESDVDKIADLIGSEFFVDPRNSVDKRNVESNEFGYRSLHVVASLDRKREKLREYNRFKGLKFEVQIRSILQHAWAEIEHDIGYKGKFTLPKSTKRSFNRLAALLETADVEFDRLKKALGQYAENIDKEIENNPQIVELNKISLKSYLKDDFVTQLELYISQQTESTFESETFMDVEFLIKDLSYFEIDTIEKLDGELKKNYEEISKLVDVFFTLIDRAVGGHHERGISVFFLCYALIIKPENVEMIDNYFKFVWPNDKSTDVKEALLKISSEFYPKQFVINKNTPP